From Actinopolyspora lacussalsi, a single genomic window includes:
- a CDS encoding 4'-phosphopantetheinyl transferase EntD (product_source=COG2977; cath_funfam=3.90.470.20; cog=COG2977; pfam=PF01648; superfamily=56214) produces MIERILPEAAASSEVFGDDPHARLLPGEEQYVARAVEKRRREFTLARSCARRALGDLGHPDFAVHSGERREPLWPRGVVGSITHCKDYCAAAVAPATEMCSLGIDAETDEALPDGVLGQVTVERERELLAGLPAGTNWDRLLFSAKESVYKAWFPLTGRWLGFEDAFVRIDPSGEFRAELIEAPAPSSVGELTGFSGRFRFESGLVITAVTVFSG; encoded by the coding sequence GTGATCGAACGAATCCTGCCGGAAGCGGCCGCTTCCTCCGAGGTCTTCGGCGACGACCCCCACGCGCGACTGTTGCCGGGGGAGGAGCAGTACGTCGCCAGGGCGGTGGAGAAGCGCAGGCGCGAGTTCACCCTCGCCCGCAGTTGCGCTCGGCGTGCGCTCGGCGATCTCGGGCACCCCGACTTCGCGGTGCACAGTGGTGAGCGGCGCGAACCGCTGTGGCCGCGGGGCGTGGTCGGCAGCATCACGCACTGCAAGGACTACTGTGCCGCCGCCGTGGCACCGGCCACCGAGATGTGCTCGTTGGGCATCGACGCGGAGACCGACGAGGCGCTGCCCGACGGCGTGCTCGGGCAGGTCACCGTGGAGCGGGAACGCGAGTTGCTGGCCGGGCTGCCTGCCGGGACCAACTGGGACCGGTTGCTGTTCAGCGCGAAGGAGAGCGTCTACAAGGCGTGGTTCCCGTTGACCGGCCGCTGGCTGGGCTTCGAGGACGCCTTCGTGCGGATCGATCCCTCGGGCGAGTTCCGCGCCGAGCTGATCGAAGCACCCGCGCCGAGCTCGGTGGGCGAGCTCACCGGGTTCTCCGGCCGGTTCCGCTTCGAATCGGGCCTGGTGATCACTGCCGTGACCGTCTTCTCCGGCTGA
- a CDS encoding 3',5'-cyclic AMP phosphodiesterase CpdA (product_source=COG1409; cog=COG1409; pfam=PF00149; superfamily=56300): MVAPSLLATSDLHVSHRDNRPVLDEIRPHTDEDWLIVAGDVAETTETIGWALGKLRERFSRVIWVPGNHELWTPPGDDVRARGVERYDHLVRMCRELDVTTPEDPYPVWRDEQRSVVVAPLFVLYDYSFRAPEFDAEQALAHAYDTHVVCTDEVMLHPDPYESRTEWCHERVRQTLPRLEAIPEHLPTVLISHWPLHRDPTRRLYYPQFGIWCGTELTADWHLRFRAVAEVHGHLHIPVTDRIDGVPFEEVSLGYPREWRRRGGPGDPLHSILPAAPERTFEELVRAHR; the protein is encoded by the coding sequence ATGGTGGCGCCGTCGTTACTCGCGACCAGCGATCTGCACGTATCGCACCGCGACAATCGCCCGGTACTGGACGAGATTCGGCCTCACACCGACGAGGACTGGCTGATCGTGGCGGGCGATGTCGCCGAGACGACCGAAACGATCGGCTGGGCGCTGGGCAAGCTGCGGGAACGGTTCTCCCGCGTGATCTGGGTGCCGGGCAACCACGAGTTGTGGACTCCGCCCGGTGACGATGTGCGTGCCAGGGGAGTGGAGCGCTACGACCACCTGGTGCGGATGTGCCGGGAGCTCGACGTCACCACGCCGGAGGATCCCTACCCGGTGTGGCGCGACGAGCAGCGCTCGGTGGTGGTCGCGCCGTTGTTCGTGCTCTACGACTACAGCTTCCGGGCACCCGAGTTCGACGCCGAGCAGGCCCTGGCACACGCCTACGACACTCACGTGGTCTGCACCGACGAGGTGATGCTGCACCCCGATCCGTACGAGTCGCGCACCGAGTGGTGCCACGAGCGGGTGAGGCAGACCCTGCCGAGGCTGGAGGCCATCCCGGAGCACCTGCCCACGGTGTTGATCTCCCACTGGCCGCTGCACCGCGATCCCACCAGGCGGTTGTACTACCCCCAGTTCGGCATCTGGTGCGGCACCGAGCTCACCGCCGACTGGCACCTGCGGTTCCGGGCCGTGGCCGAGGTACACGGCCACCTGCACATCCCGGTGACCGACCGCATCGACGGTGTCCCCTTCGAGGAGGTCTCACTCGGTTATCCCCGGGAGTGGCGCAGGCGCGGCGGTCCGGGCGATCCGTTGCACAGCATCCTGCCCGCCGCGCCCGAGCGGACCTTCGAGGAACTGGTGAGGGCCCACCGGTGA
- a CDS encoding hypothetical protein (product_source=Hypo-rule applied; superfamily=81665; transmembrane_helix_parts=Outside_1_14,TMhelix_15_37,Inside_38_56,TMhelix_57_79,Outside_80_88,TMhelix_89_106,Inside_107_112,TMhelix_113_131,Outside_132_140,TMhelix_141_163,Inside_164_169,TMhelix_170_192,Outside_193_196), whose protein sequence is MGIVVSGMFSGGLAAVSYYVAGLEWLAHGFLIWIVLGVTTTAGHTLRTAVRRASTALLSGVLVFYLGKQWVYVLEYAGAEYSVDPKRMAAWLAVAVLAGVACGTVFRHIGREGWSAAIATTTAIGLLFGDAARELYPTLSADPVFLVCTLLVVLVILLLAVVSKRQFGRIVLMALPCAGFGLALLLAAELLERLTW, encoded by the coding sequence TTGGGAATCGTGGTGTCGGGAATGTTCTCCGGCGGGTTGGCCGCGGTTTCCTACTACGTGGCCGGGTTGGAGTGGCTGGCGCACGGTTTTCTGATCTGGATCGTGCTGGGAGTGACGACCACCGCGGGGCACACGCTGCGAACGGCGGTCCGCCGGGCGTCGACGGCGCTGCTGAGCGGTGTGCTGGTGTTCTACCTCGGCAAGCAGTGGGTGTACGTGCTGGAGTACGCCGGGGCGGAATACTCGGTCGATCCGAAACGAATGGCCGCCTGGTTGGCTGTCGCGGTACTGGCGGGTGTCGCCTGCGGAACGGTGTTCCGACACATCGGACGGGAGGGCTGGTCGGCCGCGATCGCCACGACCACCGCCATCGGGCTGTTGTTCGGCGACGCCGCGCGGGAGCTCTACCCCACGCTCAGCGCCGATCCCGTGTTCCTGGTGTGCACCCTGCTGGTCGTACTGGTGATCCTGCTGCTGGCGGTGGTGTCGAAACGGCAGTTCGGCAGGATCGTGCTGATGGCACTGCCGTGCGCCGGTTTCGGACTGGCCCTGTTACTGGCAGCGGAACTGCTCGAACGCCTCACCTGGTAG
- a CDS encoding hypothetical protein (product_source=Hypo-rule applied; pfam=PF14011; superfamily=53756) — MAVTGRWQLHPLHLYFLHSYLGLDDLTLPLEVEPFTHTRQQFAEVGKREYETMRSEGLIVDDEVEPGLAHALAVLAKPYLWVDSMWLPRFGEHPMWRTVAAVTVGNQVVLGVQPPGETERYGGPLTVELHDRVSLSQALLPTLPPAPPGNQGPARVPESSFPGQDSETDSESHGLLRPAAGSSGSGSGDRQLALYRALGAAEHLRAGQLAANVRDRNGRVTRSRVVRWFDNVEPDGRYLDHNERGNTGERVYALTPVDARALGGKIEELVAEIR, encoded by the coding sequence GTGGCCGTCACGGGCCGTTGGCAGTTGCACCCGCTGCACCTGTACTTCTTGCACAGCTATCTCGGACTGGACGATCTGACGCTGCCGCTGGAAGTGGAGCCCTTCACCCACACCCGGCAGCAGTTCGCCGAGGTGGGCAAGCGTGAGTACGAAACCATGCGCTCCGAAGGGCTGATCGTCGACGACGAGGTGGAGCCCGGCCTCGCGCATGCGTTGGCCGTGCTGGCGAAGCCCTACCTGTGGGTCGACTCGATGTGGTTGCCGAGGTTCGGCGAGCACCCGATGTGGCGCACGGTCGCCGCGGTGACCGTTGGCAACCAGGTGGTGCTCGGCGTGCAACCGCCGGGGGAGACCGAACGCTACGGTGGTCCGCTCACCGTCGAACTCCACGATCGAGTGAGCCTGTCCCAGGCGCTGCTGCCCACGCTCCCCCCTGCACCGCCCGGCAACCAGGGGCCGGCACGAGTCCCCGAGAGTTCCTTCCCCGGGCAGGACTCCGAAACGGACTCCGAGTCGCACGGTTTGCTCCGTCCCGCCGCGGGTTCCTCCGGTAGTGGCAGCGGCGACCGGCAGTTGGCGCTCTACCGCGCGCTCGGCGCGGCCGAGCACCTCCGGGCGGGCCAGCTCGCCGCGAACGTCCGGGACCGCAACGGTCGGGTCACCCGCTCCCGAGTGGTGCGCTGGTTCGACAACGTCGAACCGGACGGGCGCTATCTCGACCACAACGAGCGAGGAAACACCGGGGAGCGGGTATACGCGCTCACCCCGGTGGACGCGCGGGCACTCGGCGGCAAGATCGAGGAGCTGGTGGCCGAGATCCGGTGA
- a CDS encoding uncharacterized protein YukE (product_source=COG4842; cath_funfam=3.40.50.300; cog=COG4842; superfamily=140453), whose protein sequence is MDYRQLTEAEPSAISRAAEAWRSLAEKYDKVLGDFDAEVRDPLDNEEAWHGEAKNAATGHAEHIREKMREYLDRIESVPETLERASSEIETCRARLERLSNEINEGEHWTIYPDGRIDYPEDQQARYESYAAEIEGLLSRAEQADQDAAGALGEADDSLGYLDEVLREERAEQEEAAKQAAKLAAKPPGELDFAQGERLARLLRENGQDPAFAGEFLERVRPKQLLKLTDHLQDMGMTHWDGHNGESGPNRSELIGELQRNLGETLAAGTSEAGRRYLGEDLHGDGAGDELENRAETYGKRLVRASENWDTGFLGLGSHEDTGYRALGMLLHSGEYSADFLNPVGDAMIESDKEDTFDRVQSNDLNHVDDRGRGGDPLVGLMTAMEHSPDAAGSFFDPARDTGHMGYLIERDWPVDTYDHDPGPGSDYTPNEREKGLGHDVLGKALESATLGEQQGTAEGARVMSGMVHELANTEQSMKNPGEGTVPESMRDSVGRMLAHNMPAVHDSGAVSPNSSGSLDLDGDDPKWAKGTTGEMSPRFSQGEVYKVMGSAAYDSEAYAQMRDANMVHTGQRLDEIAGDDGRSAGDRRDHMATVAKESASVFGALDEARTYAVDQAKDDDDADHNAKIDAGGTLASWAVTGASSAVGGPAGAVGGAVGGEAVNQIAEQLKQDSSNIVTRDTAEIKEDGPSDANDLLNQSLWQHRMWQDDVYPPPISPGSEELESPNRLVDSEGNMPEEYKVWIAKNNPYGIDQQSVQGSYQDGAGVYAGATGNRPISVSETE, encoded by the coding sequence GTGGACTACCGACAGCTGACGGAAGCCGAGCCGTCGGCGATCAGCCGAGCCGCCGAGGCGTGGAGATCGCTGGCCGAGAAGTACGACAAGGTTCTCGGCGACTTCGATGCCGAGGTGCGGGATCCGCTCGACAACGAGGAGGCCTGGCACGGCGAGGCCAAGAACGCCGCCACCGGCCACGCCGAGCACATCCGCGAGAAGATGCGCGAGTACCTCGACAGGATCGAGTCGGTCCCCGAGACGCTGGAACGGGCTTCATCCGAGATCGAGACCTGCCGGGCGCGCCTGGAGCGGCTGTCAAACGAGATCAACGAGGGCGAGCACTGGACGATCTACCCCGACGGTCGGATCGACTACCCCGAGGACCAGCAGGCCCGCTACGAGTCCTACGCCGCCGAGATCGAAGGGTTGCTCTCCAGGGCGGAACAGGCGGATCAGGACGCGGCAGGCGCGCTCGGCGAAGCCGACGACTCACTCGGCTATCTCGACGAAGTGCTGCGCGAGGAGCGTGCCGAACAGGAAGAGGCCGCCAAGCAGGCGGCCAAACTGGCCGCGAAGCCGCCGGGTGAACTGGACTTCGCGCAGGGCGAGCGTCTGGCCCGCCTGCTGCGGGAGAACGGGCAGGACCCCGCGTTCGCGGGCGAGTTCCTGGAGCGGGTGCGGCCGAAACAGCTGCTCAAACTGACCGACCACCTGCAGGACATGGGGATGACCCACTGGGACGGTCACAACGGGGAATCCGGTCCGAACCGCTCCGAGCTGATCGGCGAGCTGCAGCGGAACCTCGGCGAAACGCTGGCGGCCGGAACCAGTGAGGCCGGCAGGCGCTACCTCGGCGAGGACCTGCACGGCGACGGGGCGGGTGACGAGCTCGAGAACCGTGCCGAGACCTACGGCAAGCGGCTCGTGCGGGCGTCGGAGAACTGGGACACCGGATTTCTCGGTCTCGGCAGCCACGAGGACACCGGCTACCGCGCGCTGGGGATGCTGCTGCACAGCGGCGAGTACTCCGCGGACTTCCTGAACCCGGTCGGGGACGCGATGATCGAGTCCGACAAGGAGGACACCTTCGACCGGGTCCAGAGCAACGACCTCAACCACGTCGACGATCGCGGCCGAGGCGGTGACCCGCTCGTGGGGCTGATGACGGCGATGGAGCACAGCCCCGACGCCGCCGGTTCCTTCTTCGACCCCGCGCGGGACACCGGGCACATGGGCTATCTGATCGAGCGGGACTGGCCGGTCGACACCTACGACCACGATCCGGGGCCGGGCAGCGACTACACACCCAACGAGCGGGAAAAAGGACTGGGGCACGACGTGCTCGGCAAGGCGTTGGAGTCGGCGACCCTCGGGGAGCAGCAGGGCACCGCGGAAGGGGCCCGCGTGATGTCGGGGATGGTGCACGAATTGGCCAACACCGAGCAGTCGATGAAGAACCCCGGCGAGGGAACGGTGCCGGAATCGATGCGCGACAGCGTCGGCCGCATGCTCGCGCACAACATGCCGGCGGTGCACGACTCGGGGGCCGTGTCTCCCAACAGCAGCGGTTCGCTGGACCTGGACGGGGACGACCCGAAGTGGGCGAAGGGCACGACGGGAGAGATGAGTCCCCGGTTCAGCCAGGGCGAGGTGTACAAGGTGATGGGGTCCGCGGCCTACGATTCCGAGGCCTACGCGCAGATGCGCGACGCCAACATGGTGCACACCGGACAGCGGCTCGACGAGATCGCCGGCGACGACGGTCGATCGGCGGGTGATCGGCGGGACCACATGGCAACGGTGGCGAAGGAGTCCGCCTCGGTGTTCGGCGCGCTGGACGAGGCCCGTACCTACGCGGTGGACCAGGCCAAGGACGACGATGATGCCGACCACAACGCGAAGATCGACGCGGGCGGCACGCTGGCCTCCTGGGCAGTAACCGGAGCCAGCAGTGCCGTCGGTGGGCCGGCGGGAGCGGTCGGAGGTGCCGTGGGCGGTGAGGCCGTCAACCAGATCGCCGAGCAGCTCAAGCAGGACAGCTCCAACATCGTGACCAGGGATACCGCAGAGATCAAAGAAGACGGTCCCAGTGATGCGAACGACTTGCTGAACCAGTCCTTGTGGCAGCACCGGATGTGGCAGGACGACGTCTACCCACCGCCGATCTCCCCTGGATCCGAGGAACTCGAGAGCCCGAACCGGCTAGTCGATTCCGAAGGTAATATGCCGGAAGAATACAAGGTTTGGATAGCCAAAAATAATCCGTATGGTATCGACCAGCAGAGTGTGCAGGGTAGTTATCAGGATGGTGCCGGCGTCTACGCTGGTGCCACAGGGAATCGACCCATTTCGGTGAGCGAGACCGAGTGA
- a CDS encoding hypothetical protein (product_source=Hypo-rule applied; cath_funfam=4.10.280.10; pfam=PF10824; superfamily=140453), translating to MGSSAAGGRYAVHPEELTKIGRRSADLGERLLELKRATAEDSAAAVRTHGDWAFSAALERLQSSCEHNVEGFGRWLDDMGDRLTAAARNYEETDEWAVAKLRGVGV from the coding sequence ATGGGGAGTTCCGCGGCTGGTGGGCGTTACGCCGTCCATCCCGAGGAGCTGACGAAGATCGGCAGGAGATCCGCGGATCTGGGTGAGAGGTTGCTCGAACTGAAGCGTGCCACGGCCGAGGACTCCGCCGCGGCAGTTCGGACCCACGGTGATTGGGCGTTCTCGGCCGCGCTGGAACGGCTGCAGTCCAGCTGTGAGCACAACGTCGAGGGATTCGGCCGCTGGCTCGACGACATGGGCGACAGGCTGACGGCAGCGGCCCGGAACTATGAGGAAACCGACGAGTGGGCGGTCGCGAAACTCCGAGGGGTGGGGGTCTGA
- a CDS encoding regulator of ribonuclease activity A (product_source=KO:K02553; cath_funfam=3.50.30.40; cog=COG0684; ko=KO:K02553; pfam=PF03737; superfamily=89562; tigrfam=TIGR01935): MITTADLADRDGDEVRSCDLQLRGFGNREVFSGPIRTVRCFQDNALLKRILSEPGEGGVLVIDGAGSVHTALVGDLIAELGRSNGWNGLVVNGAIRDSAVIDGMEFGVKALGTNPRKSSKSGTGESDVVVEFGGIDFVPGEYLLSDHDGVVVSRTPLD, encoded by the coding sequence ATGATCACTACCGCTGATCTGGCCGACCGCGACGGCGACGAGGTGCGCAGCTGCGACCTGCAGCTACGCGGGTTCGGAAACCGCGAGGTGTTCTCCGGGCCGATTCGCACGGTGCGGTGCTTCCAGGACAACGCGCTGCTCAAGAGGATTCTCTCGGAGCCCGGTGAGGGCGGGGTGCTGGTGATCGACGGAGCGGGTTCGGTGCACACCGCGCTGGTCGGTGACCTGATCGCCGAACTGGGGCGTTCCAACGGCTGGAACGGGCTCGTCGTCAACGGCGCGATCCGGGACTCCGCCGTGATCGACGGGATGGAGTTCGGGGTCAAGGCGCTGGGGACCAACCCGCGCAAGAGCTCCAAGTCCGGCACCGGTGAGTCCGACGTCGTCGTCGAGTTCGGCGGGATCGACTTCGTCCCCGGCGAGTACCTGCTCAGCGACCACGACGGGGTGGTGGTCAG
- a CDS encoding hypothetical protein (product_source=Hypo-rule applied; superfamily=56601), producing the protein MDEAAGGDEQDDITPSGTDAGEERDAGNSDYGAMLRSHSAGWRLLAERMHPEQQPELDRLDEIGMGSTLLRDLLDGFRQQALLLHSTISAQARAYEEMIEAGGPEDPEAYENYRRTTEFLNELLPGGKH; encoded by the coding sequence ATGGACGAGGCAGCCGGTGGGGATGAACAGGACGACATCACGCCTTCCGGTACCGATGCCGGTGAAGAGCGGGACGCCGGTAACAGCGACTACGGCGCGATGCTGCGCAGTCATTCGGCGGGTTGGCGACTGTTGGCCGAGCGGATGCACCCGGAGCAACAGCCCGAGCTGGACAGGCTGGACGAGATCGGTATGGGCAGCACCCTGTTGCGTGATCTCCTCGACGGGTTCCGGCAGCAGGCGCTGCTGCTGCACAGCACCATCTCCGCCCAGGCACGTGCCTACGAGGAGATGATCGAGGCTGGCGGGCCGGAGGATCCCGAGGCATACGAGAACTACCGTCGGACGACCGAGTTTCTCAACGAGCTGCTACCTGGTGGCAAGCACTGA
- a CDS encoding hypothetical protein (product_source=Hypo-rule applied), with translation MVDLIQAADLGNPNSEDSTVEMNTDEPSVSCHAVAPNTLDLSVYVEEQPYIASGLRPPDPLLVPIGDLPGFVTHDYSQLYGPCTRENKKITLSSWINIDSSELDNPDARLAMARLLVDMTNKARARFGCAESANALSLPSELPEIPEVGREAASRAEDPFRGTACSFVERSWLPEYEFEHGEFWAMGTPQPSGLISTCEIRIGNSDHTDGDVPGKPKSAFVMYEGPLAKARHESEKYSLPEYDVMCHGEPVSFRHYTLSEDDPTQWDKDPADQSSDDGLLDNFARAAAERAGCPLPK, from the coding sequence ATGGTGGATTTGATCCAGGCTGCCGACCTAGGTAACCCCAATTCTGAGGATTCGACGGTAGAGATGAACACCGATGAGCCCTCAGTGAGCTGCCACGCCGTCGCTCCGAACACTCTGGATCTCAGTGTGTACGTTGAGGAACAACCTTATATCGCGAGTGGGCTCAGGCCGCCTGATCCGTTATTGGTGCCCATCGGTGATTTACCGGGTTTCGTTACACACGACTACTCACAACTTTATGGCCCCTGTACTCGCGAAAATAAGAAAATCACACTGAGCAGCTGGATCAACATTGATTCGTCCGAGCTGGACAATCCCGATGCGCGGTTGGCGATGGCGCGGTTGTTGGTGGATATGACCAACAAGGCGCGTGCGCGGTTCGGGTGTGCGGAGTCGGCGAACGCGTTGTCGTTGCCGAGTGAGTTGCCGGAGATCCCGGAGGTCGGGCGGGAGGCCGCGAGTCGTGCAGAGGATCCGTTCCGGGGGACGGCGTGCTCCTTCGTGGAGCGATCGTGGTTGCCCGAGTACGAGTTTGAGCACGGCGAATTCTGGGCGATGGGGACGCCGCAGCCCAGTGGGTTGATCAGTACCTGTGAGATTCGGATCGGAAACAGCGATCACACGGACGGGGATGTGCCCGGTAAGCCGAAGTCGGCTTTCGTGATGTACGAGGGTCCGCTCGCGAAGGCGCGGCACGAGTCGGAGAAGTACTCGTTGCCGGAGTACGACGTGATGTGCCACGGCGAGCCGGTCTCGTTTCGCCACTACACCCTCAGCGAGGACGATCCGACGCAGTGGGACAAGGATCCTGCCGATCAGTCGTCCGACGACGGTCTGCTGGACAATTTCGCCCGTGCCGCCGCCGAGCGGGCCGGCTGCCCACTGCCGAAGTGA
- a CDS encoding hydrogenase maturation protein HypF (product_source=KO:K04656; cath_funfam=2.20.20.30,3.30.420.40,3.30.70.100,3.90.870.10; cog=COG0068; ko=KO:K04656; pfam=PF00708,PF01300,PF07503; smart=SM00834; superfamily=53067,54975,55821,57783; tigrfam=TIGR00143) has product MYTLACELGLTGFVGNDAHGVFVFAEGPPSLLARFRTALSEQAPPLAVVDEVTATAIEPRGDETFEIALSEPSGQRATLVSADSATCVDCLAELGDPGDRRYRYPFLNCTNCGPRFTIVTDVPYDRPLTTMAPFEMCAECAAEYHDPTNRRFHAQPVCCPACGPELRLTDSTGTVLPGDPLDRTVAALRDGEIVALKGLGGYHLAVDAANPDAAATLRKRKHREEKPFALMAPDVAWARALCESDEHERELLESRRRPIVLLDRRPDAAVAEAVAPGNRQLGVMLPYTPLHHLLLAGTGPIVLTSANLSDEPIAYRDAEARERLAEIADVFLGHDRGIHMRTDDSVVRSFEGRELPVRRSRGLTPEPVRLRRELPRPVLACGAELKNTFCVAKGTNAFVSHHIGDLENYETLRSFTEGIEHFERLFDIAPEVVAHDLHPEYLSTKYAVERADVEPVGVQHHHAHIASCLADNGESGPVLGVAFDGLGFGTDGTIWGGEFLLADLADFRRLAHLEQVPMPGGDRAVKQPWRMAVSQLLSCYGTEPPGELGVLRRNEPQLAALTRMCDGGVNAPPTSSAGRLFDAVAAILGIRDAVSYEGQAAIELEQLADRDEPDHYPVALPDSGALPDSVSIDDGDPPLSVPTGQLVRAVVDELLDGQRGELIAARFHNGVAELIARLCERLRDATGVGEVALSGGVFQNTLLLRRTVDALRRRGFRVLLHSSVPPNDGGISLGQVAIAGERDRRGECSPERG; this is encoded by the coding sequence GTGTACACATTGGCGTGCGAGCTGGGATTGACCGGTTTCGTGGGAAACGACGCGCACGGGGTGTTCGTGTTCGCCGAGGGACCGCCTTCGCTCCTGGCGCGATTCCGCACGGCACTGTCGGAGCAGGCACCGCCGCTGGCTGTGGTCGACGAGGTCACCGCCACCGCGATCGAGCCCCGTGGCGACGAGACGTTCGAGATCGCGCTCAGCGAGCCCTCGGGGCAGCGGGCCACCCTGGTCTCCGCCGACAGCGCGACCTGTGTGGACTGTCTGGCCGAGCTGGGAGACCCGGGCGACCGCCGCTACCGCTACCCGTTCCTGAACTGCACGAACTGTGGCCCCAGGTTCACCATCGTGACCGACGTGCCCTACGACAGACCGCTGACCACGATGGCTCCGTTCGAGATGTGCGCCGAGTGCGCGGCCGAGTATCACGACCCGACCAACCGGCGGTTCCACGCGCAGCCGGTGTGCTGTCCGGCCTGCGGCCCCGAACTCCGGTTGACCGACTCGACCGGAACCGTGCTGCCCGGGGATCCGCTGGACCGAACCGTCGCCGCGCTGCGCGACGGCGAGATCGTGGCGCTCAAGGGGCTGGGGGGATACCACCTCGCGGTGGACGCGGCGAACCCCGACGCGGCCGCGACGCTGCGCAAGCGCAAGCACCGCGAGGAGAAACCCTTCGCACTCATGGCCCCGGACGTGGCGTGGGCACGCGCACTGTGCGAGAGCGACGAGCACGAGCGGGAGCTGCTGGAATCGCGGCGCCGACCGATCGTGCTGCTCGACAGGCGTCCGGACGCCGCCGTGGCCGAGGCGGTGGCTCCCGGCAATCGGCAGCTGGGGGTCATGCTGCCCTACACCCCACTGCATCACCTGCTGCTGGCGGGCACGGGGCCGATCGTGCTGACCAGCGCGAACCTTTCCGACGAACCGATCGCCTACCGCGACGCCGAGGCCCGGGAACGGCTGGCCGAGATAGCGGACGTGTTCCTCGGTCACGACCGAGGGATCCACATGCGAACCGACGACTCGGTGGTGCGCTCCTTCGAGGGGCGGGAACTACCGGTGCGGCGTTCCCGTGGTCTGACCCCGGAGCCGGTGCGGCTGCGGCGGGAACTCCCGCGGCCGGTGCTGGCCTGCGGTGCCGAGCTGAAGAACACGTTCTGCGTGGCCAAGGGAACGAACGCCTTCGTCTCGCACCACATCGGTGACCTGGAGAACTACGAGACACTGCGCTCGTTCACCGAGGGCATCGAGCACTTCGAGCGGCTGTTCGACATCGCCCCGGAGGTGGTGGCCCACGACCTGCACCCGGAGTACCTGTCCACCAAGTACGCCGTGGAGCGGGCGGACGTGGAGCCGGTGGGTGTGCAGCACCACCACGCGCACATCGCCTCCTGCCTGGCCGACAACGGCGAGAGCGGCCCGGTGCTTGGGGTGGCCTTCGACGGGCTCGGGTTCGGCACCGACGGGACGATCTGGGGTGGTGAGTTCCTGCTCGCCGATCTGGCGGACTTCCGGCGACTGGCGCATCTGGAACAGGTACCGATGCCGGGCGGGGACCGAGCCGTGAAACAACCGTGGCGGATGGCGGTGTCGCAGCTGTTGTCGTGCTACGGAACCGAACCACCGGGCGAGCTGGGGGTGCTGCGACGCAACGAACCACAGCTGGCGGCCCTCACCCGGATGTGCGATGGCGGGGTGAACGCGCCACCGACGTCCAGCGCCGGTCGGCTGTTCGACGCGGTCGCCGCGATCCTGGGCATCCGGGACGCGGTCAGCTACGAGGGCCAGGCCGCCATCGAGCTGGAACAGCTGGCGGACCGGGACGAGCCTGACCACTATCCAGTGGCGCTGCCGGATTCGGGGGCGCTGCCGGATTCGGTGTCAATCGACGACGGGGATCCGCCGCTTTCGGTTCCCACGGGACAACTGGTCCGTGCTGTGGTCGACGAGCTGCTCGACGGACAGCGTGGCGAGCTGATCGCCGCCAGGTTCCACAACGGAGTCGCCGAGCTGATCGCGCGGCTGTGCGAGCGCCTGCGGGACGCGACCGGCGTCGGCGAGGTGGCGCTGTCGGGTGGGGTGTTCCAGAACACGCTGTTACTGCGGCGGACCGTGGACGCGCTGCGGCGACGCGGTTTCCGGGTGCTGCTGCACTCCAGCGTCCCCCCGAACGACGGGGGCATCAGTCTGGGGCAGGTGGCGATCGCGGGGGAACGCGACCGCAGAGGTGAATGCTCCCCGGAACGGGGGTAG